A region from the Malus domestica chromosome 07, GDT2T_hap1 genome encodes:
- the LOC103455094 gene encoding laccase-4-like, producing the protein MEFLGLQFRTMLFLVAFLYPAFVESLIRHYEFSVVYKDTTNLCSSKPIVTVNGKFPGPTLYAREDDTVIVKVTNHVKYNVTIHWHGVKQRGTGWSDGPAYITQCPIQPGRNYIYNFTLTGQRGTLLWHAHDSWLRATLHGAIVILPKRGTPYPFPTPDEEKIIIMAEWWKSDVEDVINQATQSGLPPNVSDAHTINGRVGPLPGCSSQGGYTLHVESDKTYMLRIVNAALNDELFFKVAGHSLTVVEVDASYTKPFQTDTIYTGPGQTTNAILTANQGIGKYFITASPFMDAPIGFDNATVIATLRYKGTPANPTAILTSIPPRNATPLTDAFVDSLRSLNSKQYPADVPLTIDHSLFFTISVGANPCATCVSGSKLVSAFNNVSFVMPSISLLQAYYYNVKGVYTLDFPANPPIPFNYTGTSPANLQTTNGTRLYRLEYNSTVQIVLQGTAIIAPESHPTHLHGFNFFVVGKGLGNFDPKKDPGKFNLVDPVERNTVSVPTAGWTAIRFRANNPGIWFLHCHLEVHTSWGLKMAFLVENGEGQNESLPPPPTDLPTC; encoded by the exons ATGGAGTTCTTGGGGCTTCAATTTCGAACAATGTTGTTCTTGGTTGCCTTCTTGTATCCCGCATTCGTCGAGTCCTTGATTCGACACTATGAATTCAGT GTGGTCTACAAGGACACAACAAATCTTTGTTCCTCGAAGCCCATCGTCACCGTAAACGGGAAGTTCCCCGGACCAACCCTCTACGCAAGGGAAGATGATACTGTAATTGTAAAGGTCACCAACCATGTGAAATACAATGTCACAATCCACTG GCATGGGGTGAAGCAACGTGGAACAGGTTGGTCAGATGGGCCAGCATACATCACACAATGCCCCATACAGCCCGGCCGAAACTACATCTACAATTTCACACTTACAGGCCAAAGAGGCACACTTCTTTGGCATGCACACGACTCTTGGCTAAGGGCCACTCTACACGGTGCTATTGTCATCTTGCCTAAGAGAGGCACTCCTTACCCTTTTCCCACACCTGATGAGGAAAAAATTATCATCATGG CTGAATGGTGGAAATCAGATGTTGAAGATGTGATCAATCAAGCTACACAGTCTGGCCTGCCACCAAATGTCTCAGATGCACACACCATCAATGGCCGCGTAGGACCACTTCCTGGTTGCTCTTCTCAGG GGGGCTACACTTTACATGTTGAAAGTGACAAGACCTACATGCTACGCATCGTGAACGCTGCGCTAAACGATGAATTGTTCTTCAAGGTAGCAGGGCACAGCCTAACCGTTGTAGAAGTCGATGCCTCCTACACCAAGCCGTTCCAAACTGACACAATATACACCGGTCCAGGTCAAACCACAAACGCAATTCTAACAGCAAACCAGGGGATTGGCAAGTACTTCATAACAGCGTCTCCTTTCATGGACGCGCCAATTGGGTTCGACAACGCAACTGTGATCGCTACTTTGCGCTACAAAGGCACCCCGGCAAATCCCACAGCTATCTTAACCAGCATTCCTCCTCGCAATGCAACCCCGTTAACAGACGCTTTTGTTGACTCCCTTCGAAGCCTCAATTCGAAACAATACCCAGCCGATGTCCCATTAACTATAGACCATTCGCTTTTCTTCACCATTTCAGTTGGTGCAAATCCATGTGCTACATGTGTCAGTGGAAGCAAACTAGTATCTGCCTTCAACAATGTTAGCTTTGTGATGCCAAGTATCTCTCTCCTTCAAGCATATTACTACAATGTAAAGGGAGTCTACACACTTGATTTTCCGGCAAACCCTCCAATTCCTTTTAATTACACCGGCACATCTCCGGCAAACCTTCAGACCACAAACGGGACAAGACTATACCGGCTGGAGTATAATTCGACGGTTCAGATTGTGTTGCAAGGCACTGCTATCATAGCACCAGAGAGCCATCCAACCCATCTTCATGGATTCAATTTCTTTGTGGTTGGGAAAGGATTAGGTAATTTTGATCCAAAAAAGGACCCAGGAAAATTTAATCTTGTTGACCCAGTTGAGAGGAACACAGTATCAGTACCTACTGCTGGATGGACTGCAATCAGATTCAGGGCAAATAATCCAG GCATTTGGTTCCTGCATTGTCACCTGGAAGTTCACACATCATGGGGGCTGAAGATGGCATTCTTAGTGGAAAACGGAGAAGGACAAAACGAGTCTCTGCCACCACCTCCGACTGATCTTCCAACTTGCTAG
- the LOC103455088 gene encoding uncharacterized protein At2g39910, translating to MSESFSTLYELLIQLSESISKSLSKAPDTPPEDGGVSSKTLLEALLPRKQPPRSPNIDGAQLHTSIRDFALACAVLSASQSSAHDLLSWIPKDLSAAADSAFRKLSEAYLMAYSEKNSKTIAELGLNCGSVPEEKKLVIELTPEVLPLLKSRIKESSIDKSEDCDEFSAASARVPVGFAIVAAYQFRWFVTQIDYPHLGKLSNLVIPCALTALDHWSAEIKGQGMISFIHIAKNVNAAELGWFQDVILDACCQNIASSDEIWELVVEMSVLIVTCTQQSNPRSPWFDKMLNEMLSHLERQSRNKERRVAWLRHIEPLFNGVGLVLLAHFRRIFPLFFKWMHADDDETVLLVLKQIETVIKLTWVRNTQYVERLVDELAVLYKEAALKRSREGIRDVVIRILILLHQCKGVQFEAAWGKHRDDPNLATIGPSFGASLGERKATVVQLPYVERV from the exons ATGTCGGAATCGTTCTCAACACTCTACGAGCTACTCATCCA attatcgGAATCAATCTCCAAATCTCTGAGCAAAGCGCCGGACACTCCGCCGGAAGACGGCGGCGTCTCCTCGAAAACCTTACTGGAAGCTCTCCTCCCTCGCAAGCAACCGCCACGAAGCCCTAACATCGACGGTGCTCAGCTCCACACCTCAATCAGGGACTTCGCTCTCGCCTGCGCCGTACTCTCTGCCTCTCAGTCCTCGGCCCACGACCTCCTCTCATGGATCCCCAAGGACCTCTCAGCCGCTGCGGACTCGGCCTTTCGCAAGCTTTCGGAAGCTTATTTAATGGCTTACAGCGAAAAGAACAGTAAGACGATTGCTGAATTGGGTTTGAATTGCGGTTCGGTTCCTGAGGAGAAGAAGTTGGTGATAGAATTGACGCCTGAGGTTCTTCCCTTGTTGAAGAGCAGAATTAAAGAGAGCTCCATCGATAAATCGGAGGATTGCGATGAGTTCTCGGCTGCATCGGCCAGGGTTCCGGTTGGGTTTGCCATTGTGGCTGCTTATCAGTTTAGGTGGTTTGTTACACAG ATTGATTATCCTCATTTGGGGAAGTTGTCTAATTTGGTTATTCCTTGTGCATTGACGGCTCTCGATCACTGGTCCGCGGAGATCAAA GGGCAGGGCATGATTAGCTTCATACATATTGCGAAAAACGTGAATGCTGCCGAACTTGGTTGGTTTCAAGATGTGATCCTTGATGCATGCTGCCAGAATATTGCTTCTAGTGATGAAATATGGGAACTTGTGGTCGAGATGTCGGTGCTTATTGTGACTTGTACCCAGCAAAGTAATCCTCGTAGTCCATG GTTTGATAAGATGCTAAATGAGATGTTAAGTCACCTGGAGCGCCAATCTAGGAACAAGGAACGCCGTGTTGCATGGCTTCGTCATATAGAGCCACTTTTTAATGGTGTGGGTCTGGTGTTACTAGCTCATTTCAGGCGCATTTTCCCTCTTTTCTTTAAGTGGATGCATGCTGATGATGACGAGACTGTTTTACTG GTTCTCAAACAGATTGAAACAGTTATAAAGTTAACATGGGTTAGGAACACACAGTATGTGGAAAG GTTGGTGGACGAACTTGCTGTTTTGTACAAAGAAGCAGCATTGAAAAGGTCCCGTGAAGGAATTAGAGATGTTGTTATTCGGATACTGATCCTGCTCCACCA ATGCAAAGGAGTGCAGTTCGAAGCAGCCTGGGGAAAGCACAGAGATGATCCAAACTTAGCGACCATTGGTCCCAGTTTCGGTGCCAGTTTAGGTGAACGAAAAGCAACG GTTGTCCAATTACCGTATGTGGAAAGAGTTTAG
- the LOC103455092 gene encoding uncharacterized protein At2g39920 isoform X1 produces MSAYGRHMEREYSPESLSSEGSERASSYAMETGFYMSSFATTIFIGALITVGLLLIALLIALTVMLQSCENRSHGIVETHNPSFDYNHCQILSLHMELNGEADRFPSMCRVVALQYIKEGQYVRDLNSTMSMIQNYFSSITPAHDGLDVVLIDIDDIRSSNPRHINLPLPQYDQYGCGDCVEEAKHLKHRFILRLYMELHASGWPLILLSRKPEAERNSSIEDLISAGFRAWSTLTMRSEDELHMESRDYFSKRRDAMQREGFRILASISSHMDALRGPFSGERIFKLPNPIYYNFSTSN; encoded by the exons ATGTCTGCCTATGGCCGTCATATGGAGCGGGAGTACTCCCCGGAGAGTCTCTCGAGCGAAGGTTCTG AAAGGGCAAGCAGTTATGCCATGGAGACAGGATTCTACATGTCGTCTTTTGCTACGACAATCTTCATTGGCGCACTTATAACTGTTGGGCTCTTATTAATCGCCTTGCTGATTGCACTGACTGTAATGCTGCAGTCTTGCGAAAATAGGAGTCATGGAATCGTTGAGACTCATAACCCGAGTTTCGATTACAATCACTGCCAGATCTTGTCTTTGCATATGGAACTTAACGGTGAAGCAGATCGCTTCCCTTCAATGTGCAGGGTTGTTGCCCTTCAGTACATCAAAGAAGGTCAATATGTAAGAGATTTAAATTCTACCATGTCAATGATTCAGAATTATTTCAGCAGCATTACCCCAGCACACGATGGTCTGGACGTGGTCTTGATCGACATAGATGACATTCGTTCTTCAAATCCTCGGCACATTAATTTGCCACTGCCCCA ATATGATCAGTATGGTTGTGGTGATTGTGTGGAAGAGGCAAAGCATCTGAAGCACAGGTTTATTCTGAGATTATACATGGAGCTTCATGCTAGCGGTTGGCCCTTGATTCTGCTATCAAGAAAGCCGGAGGCGGAGCGGAATTCCTCCATAGAGGATCTTATATCTGCAGGGTTTAGAGCTTGGTCTACATTGACAATGAG ATCGGAAGATGAATTGCATATGGAGAGCCGTGACTACTTCTCGAAACGAAGGGATGCAATGCAGAGAGAAGGCTTCCGCATACTAGCTTCCATTAGCAGTCACATGGATGCTCTAAGAGGTCCGTTTTCAGGAGAGCGGATTTTCAAGCTTCCAAACCCAATTTATTACAATTTTTCAACATCGAATTGA
- the LOC103455089 gene encoding glucan endo-1,3-beta-glucosidase GI-like, with product MAADFLVSLVAILFILSLLPGSTSLPTTVGATYSASTVATYGTPPAPDCVARAVSSLGLSALRLDASDPAMIRAFLYSNTSLLLTIPNQLVPPLAANRSNALRWLYIHVIPFYPRTNIGTISVGNDLLESSPDFFTFLLPAIRNLRLSLQDLGIHRISVSTTFSFINVITTAFPPSNAQFQEPAVDTVIRPLLQFLRDTNSSFLINLYPYNLYKMRSEIPIGFPLFQEHPFGFRDDLTTGVRYRNLFDMMVDAVISAMAVAGYENIPVIVTETGWPSYSTDPAEIDANPVYAEMYIKGLLFHLRSGKGTPLRREGVAETYIYELLDKQVRQGRNWGILYPNLTSKYKEIQYSGSDCGGLFDILIMAVGQFLVFALLAW from the coding sequence ATGGCGGCGGACTTCTTGGTCTCCCTCGTCGCCATCCTCTTCatcctctctctccttcccggGAGCACCTCTCTTCCCACCACCGTTGGAGCCACCTACTCCGCAAGCACTGTCGCCACTTACGGCACCCCTCCCGCGCCCGACTGCGTGGCCCGCGCCGTTTCCTCACTCGGCCTCTCCGCGCTCCGACTCGACGCCTCCGACCCAGCCATGATCCGCGCCTTCCTCTACTCCAACACCTCCCTCCTCCTCACCATCCCCAACCAGCTCGTCCCGCCGCTCGCCGCCAACCGCTCCAACGCCCTCCGCTGGCTCTACATCCACGTCATCCCCTTCTACCCCCGCACCAACATTGGCACCATCTCCGTCGGCAACGACCTCCTCGAGTCCTCCCCAGACTTCTTCACCTTCCTCCTTCCCGCCATCCGCAACCTCCGCCTCTCCCTCCAAGATCTCGGCATCCACAGGATCTCCGTCTCCACCACCTTCTCTTTCATAAACGTCATCACCACGGCGTTCCCGCCTTCCAACGCCCAGTTCCAAGAACCGGCCGTCGACACCGTCATCAGACCCCTCCTCCAGTTCCTCCGCGACACCAATTCGTCGTTCTTGATCAACCTCTACCCCTACAACCTCTACAAGATGCGCAGTGAGATCCCGATTGGGTTCCCCCTATTTCAGGAGCACCCATTCGGATTCCGAGACGACCTCACCACCGGCGTCCGGTACCGGAACCTCTTCGACATGATGGTCGACGCCGTCATCAGCGCCATGGCGGTCGCAGGATACGAGAACATTCCGGTGATCGTGACCGAGACTGGGTGGCCCAGCTACAGCACCGACCCGGCCGAAATCGACGCCAACCCGGTTTACGCCGAGATGTACATCAAGGGGCTTCTGTTTCATCTGAGGTCCGGAAAGGGAACGCCGCTGAGAAGAGAAGGGGTTGCGGAGACGTACATTTACGAGCTGCTCGATAAGCAAGTGAGGCAGGGGCGCAATTGGGGGATTCTTTACCCAAATTTGACCAGCAAGTATAAGGAGATTCAGTATTCTGGGTCCGATTGCGGAGGACTCTTTGATATCTTGATCATGGCGGTTGGGCAATTCTTGGTGTTTGCATTACTTGCCTGGTAA
- the LOC103455093 gene encoding LOW QUALITY PROTEIN: sedoheptulose-1,7-bisphosphatase, chloroplastic (The sequence of the model RefSeq protein was modified relative to this genomic sequence to represent the inferred CDS: inserted 2 bases in 1 codon) — MEATIACCSSARAFLPAAGVVSHQHSTSLVAPSFSSKSLKTSSLFGESLRQVPRSSLKVSKTQQFTHVTKCAIGDSLEEFLAKATPDKGLIRLLISMGEALRTISFKVRTASCGGTACVNSFGDEQLAVDMLADKLLFEALSYSHVCKYACSEEVPELQDLGGPIEGGFSVAFDPLDGSSIVDTNFTVGTIFGVWPGDKLTGVTGRGQVAAAMGIYGPRTTYVLAIKGFXHEFLLLDEGKWQHDKETTEIGEGKMFSPGNLRATFDNPDYDKLINYYVKEKYTLRYTGGMVPDVNQIIVKEKGVFTNVISPTTKAKLRLLFEVAPLGLLIENAGGFSSDGHQSVLDKVVVNLDDRTQVAYGSKNEIIRFEETLYGSSRLKGVPVGAAA; from the exons ATGGAGGCCACCATAGCTTGCTGCTCATCCGCCAGGGCGTTCCTGCCCGCTGCCGGCGTTGTGAGTCACCAGCATTCCACTTCACTTGTGGCTCCATCTTTTAGCTCCAAG AGCCTAAAAACAAGCTCCCTCTTCGGAGAATCACTGCGACAAGTGCCACGATCATCGCTCAAGGTTTCCAAGACACAACAGTTTACTCATGTGACAAAATGTGCAATCGGTGATAGCCTG GAGGAGTTTCTTGCAAAGGCAACCCCGGATAAGGGACTGATCCGGTTGCTGATAAGCATGGGAGAAGCACTGAGGACTATTTCCTTCAAGGTCAGAACAGCTTCTTGTGGAGGAACGGCCTGTGTTAATTCTTTCGGGGATGAGCAGCTTGCCGTGGATATGCTTGCTGACAAGCTTTTGTTCGAG GCCTTAAGTTACTCGCATGTCTGCAAATACGCTTGCTCTGAAGAGGTTCCGGAACTCCAAGACCTGGGAGGCCCAATTGAAG GTGGATTTAGTGTTGCTTTTGATCCGCTTGATGGCTCCAGCATTGTTGACACAAACTTTACTGTAGGCACCATCTTTGGTGTGTGGCCAGGAGATAAGTTAACTGGGGTAACAGGAAGAGGCCAAGTTGCTGCAGCCATGGGAATTTACGGTCCTAGAACTACATATGTTCTTGCTATCAAGGGCTT TCACGAATTTCTTCTTCTCGATGAAG GAAAGTGGCAGCATGACAAAGAGACAACAGAGATTGGTGAAGGAAAGATGTTTTCGCCTGGAAATTTGAGAGCCACGTTTGACAATCCAGATTATGACAAG TTGATCAACTACTACGTAAAAGAGAAGTACACATTGAGATACACCGGAGGAATGGTTCCGGATGTCAATCAG ATAATTGTGAAAGAGAAAGGGGTTTTCACAAACGTTATATCTCCAACCACGAAAGCCAAGCTGAGGCTGTTATTTGAGGTAGCTCCATTAGGGTTGTTGATTGAGAATGCTGGAGGCTTTAGTAGTGATGGTCATCAGTCTGTGCTAGACAAGGTGGTCGTTAACCTCGACGATAGAACTCAGGTTGCTTATGGATCGAAAAATGAGATTATTCGGTTCGAAGAAACTCTATACGGATCATCCAGGCTCAAGGGGGTGCCTGTTGGAGCTGCAGCTTAA
- the LOC103455091 gene encoding L10-interacting MYB domain-containing protein-like, whose protein sequence is MYSSSRSKATWTPGHRKIFFDLCLEEVDKGNKPGTHFTKEGWRNLIQGFYEQTGLRYTKKQMKNHWDFTKKQWKVWVKLIAESDMKWDPTTNQFGASAEEWAYYIQVNPEAAQFQHKEIPCPDLLEILFVGTTDSGDMEPCDSQWRQSTSSDNSLLHSEEQDLVTVELGEEHLSNAIPLRSYVAQSEHRLTTASEQSISSSSHSKAKAVWSPVSHGVFIDLCLEETLKGNKPGTHFTRDAWRTLVESFHQKTGLMYDRLQLKNHWDVTKEQWRIWCKLIGTTSMAWNPNTRRFGASDEDWANYLETDPEAASFRFKEPQCADKLEAIFDGTTDTGETEPPARRRKYNDNLSTSVLHIEDGGIANQEENNVEQLDAVTVAFAQGKPTYSIGECINCLDAMEEVEQGSDLYLFALDVFLKKEYREIFLLLKRPSVRIAWLRRLQSVGPPLF, encoded by the exons ATGTATAGCTCATCAAGATCAAAAGCCACCTGGACTCCGGGGCACCGGAAAATATTCTTTGATCTTTGTCTGGAAGAGGTGGACAAAGGGAATAAGCCCGGTACACACTTTACCAAGGAGGGTTGGAGGAACCTCATCCAAGGGTTCTACGAGCAGACGGGTTTAAGGTACActaagaagcaaatgaagaaccATTGGGATTTCACCAAGAAGCAATGGAAAGTTTGGGTTAAGCTCATTGCTGAGAGTGATATGAAGTGGGATCCTACGACCAATCAATTCGGTGCTAGTGCAGAAGAATGGGCTTACTACATACAG GTGAACCCCGAAGCTGCACAGTTTCAGCATAAAGAAATCCCGTGCCCTGACCTTTTGGAAATCCTTTTTGTTGGCACTACGGATTCTGGGGACATGGAGCCTTGTGATTCTCAGTGGAGGCAAAGCACTAGCTCGGACAACTCCCTTCTGCACTCGGAAGAACAAGATTTGGTGACTGTGGAGCTGGGAGAGGAGCATCTTTCAAACGCGATTCCATTAAGGAGTTACGTGGCTCAGTCCGAACACCGTCTAACAACTGCAAGTGAGCAAAGCATATCTAGCTCATCCCATTCAAAGGCAAAGGCGGTTTGGTCGCCTGTATCCCACGGTGTATTTATCGATCTATGTCTTGAAGAGACATTGAAAGGGAACAAACCCGGGACACATTTTACCAGGGACGCTTGGAGGACTCTCGTCGAATCATTTCACCAAAAAACTGGCCTTATGTACGACAGGTTGCAGTTGAAGAATCACTGGGATGTCACCAAGGAACAATGGAGAATATGGTGTAAGCTAATTGGCACAACTAGTATGGCTTGGAATCCGAACACCAGACGGTTTGGAGCAAGTGATGAAGATTGGGCCAATTACTTAGAG ACCGACCCCGAAGCTGCTTCATTCCGCTTTAAGGAACCTCAATGCGCTGACAAACTGGAAGCCATATTTGACGGAACAACAGATACCGGAGAGACAGAGCCTCCTGCCAGGCGGAGGAAGTACAACGATAACTTGAGTACATCCGTTTTGCATATAGAAGACGGAGGCATAGCGAATCAAGAGGAGAACAACGTTGAGCAACTTGATGCCGTAACAGTTGCTTTTGCACAAGGCAAGCCCACTTATAGCATTGGGGAGTGCATCAACTGTCTTGATGCCATGGAGGAAGTAGAACAAGGAAGTGATCTCTATTTGTTTGCATTAGATGTATTCCTGAAAAAGGAATACAGGGAAATATTTCTTCTACTGAAAAGGCCTAGTGTAAGGATTGCTTGGTTGCGGCGGCTGCAATCCGTCGGTCCGCCATTGTTTTAG
- the LOC103455092 gene encoding uncharacterized protein At2g39920 isoform X2 gives MAVIWSGSTPRRVSRAKVLSCENRSHGIVETHNPSFDYNHCQILSLHMELNGEADRFPSMCRVVALQYIKEGQYVRDLNSTMSMIQNYFSSITPAHDGLDVVLIDIDDIRSSNPRHINLPLPQYDQYGCGDCVEEAKHLKHRFILRLYMELHASGWPLILLSRKPEAERNSSIEDLISAGFRAWSTLTMRSEDELHMESRDYFSKRRDAMQREGFRILASISSHMDALRGPFSGERIFKLPNPIYYNFSTSN, from the exons ATGGCCGTCATATGGAGCGGGAGTACTCCCCGGAGAGTCTCTCGAGCGAAGGTTCTG TCTTGCGAAAATAGGAGTCATGGAATCGTTGAGACTCATAACCCGAGTTTCGATTACAATCACTGCCAGATCTTGTCTTTGCATATGGAACTTAACGGTGAAGCAGATCGCTTCCCTTCAATGTGCAGGGTTGTTGCCCTTCAGTACATCAAAGAAGGTCAATATGTAAGAGATTTAAATTCTACCATGTCAATGATTCAGAATTATTTCAGCAGCATTACCCCAGCACACGATGGTCTGGACGTGGTCTTGATCGACATAGATGACATTCGTTCTTCAAATCCTCGGCACATTAATTTGCCACTGCCCCA ATATGATCAGTATGGTTGTGGTGATTGTGTGGAAGAGGCAAAGCATCTGAAGCACAGGTTTATTCTGAGATTATACATGGAGCTTCATGCTAGCGGTTGGCCCTTGATTCTGCTATCAAGAAAGCCGGAGGCGGAGCGGAATTCCTCCATAGAGGATCTTATATCTGCAGGGTTTAGAGCTTGGTCTACATTGACAATGAG ATCGGAAGATGAATTGCATATGGAGAGCCGTGACTACTTCTCGAAACGAAGGGATGCAATGCAGAGAGAAGGCTTCCGCATACTAGCTTCCATTAGCAGTCACATGGATGCTCTAAGAGGTCCGTTTTCAGGAGAGCGGATTTTCAAGCTTCCAAACCCAATTTATTACAATTTTTCAACATCGAATTGA